The Haematobia irritans isolate KBUSLIRL chromosome 1, ASM5000362v1, whole genome shotgun sequence DNA segment cgggattcgagatttcaatattttgacttcCGGGATCCcgaaattctttaaatattctGAGTAATAATCTACAgcataaaaaaaatgtcacacatcaagaaaatttggtttaatttaGTGTTATTAACAAAAAACGTAAGAGtaaataaaacagaaatttCGAATTGCtacttaacaaaataaatacaaacacaaaaataaattaaaaagctaTTTCATATTGCTTTCGTCCGCAACAAAAGATTTTTAGGATCTTctgtttgatatttttaagtacataacctattaaaaatatcaaagcatCCAAAGTTTCATCAGATATACGCGATCCTATGTTAATGCAGATGAAAAACATCTCTCGCAGTCGACACTGGTCGGAGGGACGTTTATGCTGAATGAAAgtaccaatttattaataaaaaaattaaaaaatcttaaaaaccgccaaatttagattatttgttCCGAATCCcgcaaaatcccgggatttcggaACGATATTAATCCTGAATGACAGCCCTAGTCATAATATGATTTTGAGTTTTCAGATGATTGTATAACACCACCTTCATCATATTGTTATTGAAAACTGTCATTATCTAACAACAACTTGGCAACCCAGGGTCTGCGGTGACAAATTGTAAACAATAACTAAAGCGACACGTGCATttgtattttcgatttttaacttaaaaataataataaataatatgacTGAATTTGAAATGCAAGACACAGATTCCGAATACTATTCCGAAGATGAATCCGAAACGGAGGTAATTTGAgtaataagtttttttatgtTGTGTAAAGATTATTAATTATCCTACCTGACCTTCCATAGTTACAAGAGGCATTTGCTCGTGGAGATTTAAAACCAGGACTAAACGTAGAATACCAAAAGCCGAAAGAAAAAGTCAACAATATTGTAagataaatttttattgcttatgattttaatttctagtgagtaatttttttttagcctCGTCTTTTGGCCCGCACTGATGAAATCAAAACAGATTTGCCATGGGAAGAACGTCTAGATATGGTAAACGACTTGGCTCCTTTGGCTCCCGAAATGGCAATTGCCTTGGAAAAACATGAACAGAAAAGAGCAAACTTGTTTAAGGGCAATGCAAAGATTCCATATGTTCGACCCGAAGAAGACCCGGTACTCAACGATTTTAAGAGAGAAATGTTGTTTCATCGTCAGGCTCAAGCAGCTGTTATAGAAGGCATTCAACGTTTGCATGAGTTGGGCATCAAGACAAAAAGACCCGACGATTACTTTGCCGAAATGGCCAAATCGGATGAACACATGCAAAAGATCCGAGCCAATCTAATGGCCAAACAAGAgggtcaagccaaatcggaaagAATCAAGCAAATAAGAGAACAGcgtaaaatgggtaaaatattggcaaagcaAACAAAGGTACAACGTGAAATGGAGAAAAAGGATATGCTAGATAAACTTAAGAAGTTCCGCAAGGGTAAATTGAAGAATTTAGATTTCTTGGAAGACGCCAAAGAATTGGAAGCCAAAACAAAGAAGTCTGcggaaaaaagaaaacagcgcGACAAGAAATTCGGATTTGGTGGCAAGAAGAAAGGAATGAAGAGAAATACAAAATCATCCGCAGCTGGCTTGGAGAAAAGAGTGGGAAAGGCAAGACGattgaaaaacaaaagtaaaaaatagtctaaaatatatataacaatttgattttttttaaataaaatagttgTAACCATTTAGTActttacacaattttataaatattttgtcggACTGCGAAAGTAAAAAATGGGATTTTTGCACATCATCAAAGATAAGGAGCCAATTTAACAGAGGGGATTGTGACCATTTTTTACAAAGCGCAGCCTAAAAAATGaacttgtaaaaaaaatttgagcttTGACTTCGATGTTAATAaagagtgcaaaaatatatttgaagacGGTTACATTTTTAACAAGGACAGGGAAACCCGTGTTCTCTTTTCACGGTCATACTGGGCAAATAATAGACAGAAATCGAAGAAGAATTCGTCACCACAGTCAAACCAGCAAACATGTTcaactcatattggatatataacatcgcgatagaagcgtttttcaaaaccgGTATCCATgtacagtgctgttcaaaacatttgtaaCTAGCCTTACCATGAACTTAATCTAGGTATATCTcccataataattttattgtttagctTCCACttgaaaaataatctttatggaGTGGTATTTCATAATTCTTATTGGGTAAATGAATGGGCTGttacaaaatattgatatttccCGAAAGGTAAAGAATTGTATGATTcgacctgttcaaaacatttgcaactacctaGCACCCTGTAATATATTCTTCTTTAAGGGCActgtttgttgtattttttgccTGCAATTTTATAAGGACCTATAAGAGGATAGATTAAACGTAAAACAAGGGTACTGTAGGAGTATCGTTAAGTCCATTGCATAATTTGACCACAAACTGATCGCAATAGGCCTGTATGCTCTAATTTTAGAatataatttgataaaaattacagGCTATAAGTATACGTATTAAAAAGCAAAATATAGATGATTTTAATGTTGGAGTATCACAAACATGAATTTCGCAGAGTACATTGCCCACAAATCAACTGCGTCTCGTGTTATAAACAAAGAATGCACCAAAACTGTGCACTGAGGTAAAAGAAAACCTAAGACTACGCCAGAAGAAGATCatataattaaatgaaatatgcaACAATTCACTCAAATGTCATCTAAAtaagtcaaaaattaaattcaactgGATATAACGATCCATAACGAAAAGTGGCAGAGCTTTAGAAGTCGGTGTGCGattatacaaaaatgtcaaaaaccacttatttccaagaaaaattggttaacgtgccttcaattttcacaaaaaaaaaaaaacataaatgacCTGAGGAGCAGTGGAAATGTGTTATATTTTCCTACGACTCAAGCTTTAACTTCCATGGTTCGGATGGTAGAAATTTAGTACGAAGGCTGAAAGGAAAGTCTTAATCCAAGAAATAGAAAAAGTTCCGTCAATCATGGTGGGGACAATATTATGGTCTTGGAGTGTTTTTCTGGTCAAGTTATTGACCCGATTTATAGAATCGAGTGTATTATGCTGTCGGAAGcctacaaaaacattttatccCATTTGATATTGCCATAAGCATTCCGGTAAATGCCGTCTGCATGGATTATTCAGCGCGGTCATGACCTCCAGCACACTTGTAAAGGAGTAAAACAATGGATTTTCGATGAAAAATTGCGGGTGCTTGACTGGCCTGCTCAGTTGCCTAATGCAAAAGTCATAAAAACTCTTTGGAAAgttgtaaaatgaaaaaatgggatcaaatttttgtaaaaggcTTATGATTTTATTTGAACCTGAACTATATGATATCATTGATTTAATCCTAATCAATGGCAAGAAGTAGGGCAGAAGtaacactagccaacagtcgttttgtgaattggttctagcataatttttctcattgattttgacctactaaacacgaaaatgagttttaaaaaatgttctgtcgattggttttcgagatacaaaattttgaacttttttttttaatttttggaggtacacttacaattttgagcatatctttcgtcttctttgacctatCCATTTATCAAATAATATTGGGACAATTtggatatttaataaaattgtatatttcatacattaataaaattgtatatttcatacattttattaaatattcaaaaactAAAGCATAGAGTACAAAAAATCTGACCTAGTATACtgcttaaataaatattaaaatttcattaaatatttttttgaaaatattgacaacaaatTCTTACATCCCTAACATTCTTTATTGTACCGACTGAGTTATCATTTACAAACATATGTAGAGCTAATCCTTAGATAGTTTTTTGctctttttcttctttttatgaACACTTTGTTCCGAAATTGTGAATTCTTCGCTATCGGTTTTGTTCCCATGTTTcgatttctttttcttttttgcgGGTTGAGTTTCCGCTTCTTCAAATGTGGGAATTTCTTTAACGttcttttttcttttcacaTTTTCCAATTTATCCTCGCAATCTATTTTGTTTTCGGTTGTATTTACATGTTCTAAGCTTTCAGTAATATTCATTTTTTCGTTTGCATTTTCACACGATTCCACGTCCTTATCATTATGACGTTTccgtttcttttttcttttcttcatatCTGTACCCGAGTCTAGTTTTGGAGGTTTGTCTTTATCTTCTTTACACTCTCCAGTACCATTATTTTGTTTCGCCATCATTTTAGTAAGTAGTTCCTTCTCCTGCTGTTCCAATCTCGCCAATTTACCACTTAATTTTAATCCATGTCTGGCACCTTTGTGAGCTGTTCTACCACCACAAGCTTTGAAAAGCTCTTCATCCGTTAAGACTTTAACATGGGATACATCAATATCGGTCGCCTCTATACGATCAGGATTCTCAATTTCTCCCCCCT contains these protein-coding regions:
- the LOC142221995 gene encoding putative rRNA-processing protein EBP2 homolog, translating into MTEFEMQDTDSEYYSEDESETELQEAFARGDLKPGLNVEYQKPKEKVNNIPRLLARTDEIKTDLPWEERLDMVNDLAPLAPEMAIALEKHEQKRANLFKGNAKIPYVRPEEDPVLNDFKREMLFHRQAQAAVIEGIQRLHELGIKTKRPDDYFAEMAKSDEHMQKIRANLMAKQEGQAKSERIKQIREQRKMGKILAKQTKVQREMEKKDMLDKLKKFRKGKLKNLDFLEDAKELEAKTKKSAEKRKQRDKKFGFGGKKKGMKRNTKSSAAGLEKRVGKARRLKNKSKK
- the LOC142221996 gene encoding G patch domain-containing protein 4, coding for MDFARKILGKYGWKDGDGLGKNNDGISKPLKATLKFDNAGFGADQASDFNNHWWERVFNDAADNILVDKDKRGESIKINLKDPDDDGVEISTKCYSVKKLKKAKAARLDASENGYDNFMQAATLTNKGGEIENPDRIEATDIDVSHVKVLTDEELFKACGGRTAHKGARHGLKLSGKLARLEQQEKELLTKMMAKQNNGTGECKEDKDKPPKLDSGTDMKKRKKKRKRHNDKDVESCENANEKMNITESLEHVNTTENKIDCEDKLENVKRKKNVKEIPTFEEAETQPAKKKKKSKHGNKTDSEEFTISEQSVHKKKKKSKKLSKD